The region TGAATAAATAAGTGAtcaaataattaaaaacaaattataaataTAAAAAGAATATGCACGTATATGAGATGCACAAGCAATTAAAGGATGGGCAGTAGATGAAAGAGTTCTTTTCGCCCTCTCACATGCAGTCCTCAATCGCCTGAGTGCCCTAGGGTTACCGCTGATGTCCTTCTTGTTCTTTCTCTTGAACTCTTGAACAAAATGGTTCACCATTTTATTATCAAAATCCTCACCTCCAAGATGGGTGTCTCCGGCAGTGGCTTTCACCTCAAAGATACCCTCTTCAATAGTAAGCAAAGAGACATCAAAAGTACCACCGCCAAGGTTAAAAATCAAGACATTCTTTTCACCAACACTTGTTGCTTTCTTGTCTAGCCCATATGCGATGGCAGTAGCAGTGGACTCATTGATGATTCGCATGACATTAAGACCAACAATAACACCAACATCCTTGGTAGCTTGACGCTGAGAATCAACAAAGTAAGCAGGGACAGTAACAACATCATTCTTAATTGCAGAGCCAAGGTAAGCTTCAACAATCTCATACATCTTCATCAGAACCATTGAAGACCATCAACAGTCTCAATGATAAACTCAGTGAAAAAAATATTCGTGAGCTCAGCACCATCACCATTCCGTCCACCGATAGTTTTCTTCACATTATCATCATGGTTACTACTAGTAAGAAGGTGACCGAAGATCAACTCAAGAACATAAGTCTTCTCCTCCTGATGAATCTCAACCGGAACACCGTCGCCGTTGTTGTAAACAGAAACCGCGTTCGCTTCCGGATCTATCGTAACCTTCAACGAATCCATAGACGGATCTCTCTGTTATTATCGGCCGCGTTAACGAGGATCTCGTCGAAGATCTTGAAGAGTCCAGGAACATACGAACAGCACGGTGAACCATTTCATCGTTTTCGTAAACCCAGAGATCTGAGTGTGTTTTTTCAATTGAACCGACGTAGGTATCCAGACGGAGGAGAATGTGTTCGAGCTGTGTTTTCTTTTGGTACATTTCTTCGATTGTTTTTCGAAGGAATGTTAGCGGCGTTGCTGTTTTAGAGAGGGCGTTTTTCgtggtggttggtggtggttgTGTTTGGAGTGGTGAAGACGGATGATTTTGACGGTAGATGGTGGGTTTGCGGCGGCTTGAGGGTTTGCTCGCAGGATTTTTGGTGTCGTTGGATGGAGGTGAGGACGAACAACGATAAAAACACGAACGGTGGAGAAGAATGAAGGGTGGATATTGGAGGTTGAGGAAGCATTAGGTTTGTGGTTGCCGGCATGGTGCTTTTTCGGCGGATTGAGAGTGGAGGGAGCAGGTGGAGAGAGATGGAGGGTGAGGAGGATGGTGATTTTGTGAGTGTGTGTTGTTGTATGAGTTCTGGCAGTGTGTCTTTTAATGTTTTTGTTGGACTACACGTGGGGGTATCCGGTTGTTGGTAGGTGGAGAGTGAAGAGAGAGGGCATTTGGGGTCTGCGTCGCTAGGCATCTGTTGGTTTTCTTCTTTCATTCACCAACATCTTTAGTATTTATAGTGTCAAACTAGGGTTATTAATTTGAGACAAATACCAAAATGTCCCTCTTTTCAAAGTTTTAGAACAAAATGAGTTTTAAGaactaattaaaattaaattaaatcattCTAACAAAAAAACTATATTAAACTGAAACAAAGACGTAGAAACTTCTAATTAATTGAATCAAACATTTTgacaaagagataaaaataaaATGTCTCAAAATGGATAAAGGTCGGGCgcaaaagtgctcgaaaaattaaaatgaatgcacaAAAATGATCAttgcgaaataaacttattggagAAATACAatgtttcttttaattttgaaataaattttgatcGGTTAAACAGGCTCGAGCTAATCAAAAGGTGAccgaaaaattagctgaaaaataaatcgagcataccatgttaaactacgtgaaacatagattaataaaactgatgtctgcaagcttgattttgaaactttttcGCCCGCCATTTTGACACACATTCGATAATTCGTTTAACCGCTTCGTCTGTAAATCTGAAAATTCATTTCGACTGACATTCTAGgcattatgcggtatggaatgcatggtatgctatgcAGAGATGCAataactatgatgaatgtattgaatcagcgattctgagtcaaaattggggtgtgacagttgcccctatttaagtatcttcaacacgagaatatgaagaagtacactcttcatatgatcaaagtgggagatagttaaatactaaaaagacccgaattttgatcctgaaatgcaAATGATAGGATATGATATGAGATGAATGCCTGAATGAATGACTCTTTTTTATTTGATTTGCTAGGGATATGATCAGACATAAGATAAACCCTAGCATGATGCTTTATGATGGATACAAAATGAAACAAAGATCTGTGGGGGatgctgatggtccacagggagacagacaaatggttGATGATGGTATCTTAGCATGCTTGGGTTCATCCAAATCCTTGCAAAAATCCCAACTCATCTCCCTCTCATTAAGAGCTCTCACACCTAAGCCACTCAGGTTCATCATCTGAACCTGAGCTAGCTCTTAGCAAACCTCTTATCATCTTTTCCGGAGCATACTCagagaaaaaagaaaatgagTAGAAGGAGAATACGAAGAAAATCATCAAATATATATAGGAAGAGATAATTCAAACTCATACCTTTAAGGTTGGACCTCACCAGAGCTTCAAAGCTCTGACGAGGTATTCTTTTCCCTTATTTCTTGCATTTGTTTCACACATACTCATTGATCCATGAAGTTTGTATTTTTGTTTTCACCCTTGGCAATAACGATGTTGATGACGGCGAAAGAATCTCTGCTTCCAGGTAAAGGTTCTTAGTGTCTCTCTCTCTCTTGCTTTAACTTCTAAATTCTTCTTCTTTCCCTTCTTGGCTAGAAAGCTTTTGAATGGTTGATGTTGTTGATTGAACTCTCTCTATGAGTGTGGTGAGGTTGATTCAACTAGAGAGGGAGAGATTGAGTTCAGATTTTTAGAGGTTAATGGTGATGGTGAATGAATGATGAAGCtgagggtgatgaagatgagTGTGTTGAGAGTCAAAAAATGATTGAGGGATTTTTGTGTTGATGATTCATGGTTTAGATGAGAAAATGATTGATCTTTTTGTTGTAGCTAGAGAATGAGGATTATATATGTTATTGTTATTGGGATTAGAAAATTCCGTTATGGAAGTTTGTGAATTCAGTTGGAATGTGTGAATGAAGGAAATGGTTAATTATTCTCTATTACT is a window of Lathyrus oleraceus cultivar Zhongwan6 chromosome 6, CAAS_Psat_ZW6_1.0, whole genome shotgun sequence DNA encoding:
- the LOC127093682 gene encoding heat shock 70 kDa protein 3, with protein sequence MVLMKMYEIVEAYLGSAIKNDVVTVPAYFVDSQRQATKDVGVIVGLNVMRIINESTATAIAYGLDKKATSVGEKNVLIFNLGGGTFDVSLLTIEEGIFEVKATAGDTHLGGEDFDNKMVNHFVQEFKRKNKKDISGNPRALRRLRTACERAKRTLSSTAHPLIACASHIRAYSFYIYNLFLII